TCACCAATTGATTATGATACGGTTTTAGAATCTGTGAAGAAAACAAACCGTGTTGTTGTTGTGCAAGAAGCACAGCGTCAAGCAGGTGTAGCAGCAAATGTTGTTGCTGAAATCCAGGAAAGAGCAATTCTGCATCTTGAAGCACCAGTATTGCGCGTGGCTGCAGCAGATACTGTTTATCCGTTCTCTGACGCAGAAGAAGTTTGGCTACCTAATCACCAAGATATTATTGAAAAAGTAAACACTGTAATTAATTTCTAAATATGAGATAGGAGGTAAGATGTATGGCATTTGAATTTAAATTCCCAGATATTGGGGAAGGTATTGCTGAAGGCGAAATCGTAAAATGGTTCGTGAACGAAGGCGATGACATTAAAGAGGACGACGTACTATGCGAAGTCCAAAATGATAAAGCTGTTGTTGAAATTCCTTCACCAGTAGAAGGAACAATCAAAAAGATACATGTTGCAGAGGGTGAGGTAGCAAATGTAGGAAATGTATTTGTTACCATTGACGCTGAAGGCTACGAGTCTGACGAAAGTGGACAGGACGCAGAAGAAGCTTCAGAACCACAAGCAAAAGAAGAGCCAGCAAAAGAGGCTCCGAAGGAATCTAAACAAGAAGCTCAAGAAACAGAAGGCAAACGTGTTATTGCGATGCCGTCTGTAAGAAAGTATGCTAGAGAAAATAATGTAACCATTGAAGAAGTTAGTGGTACTGGTAAAAATGGCCGAATCCTGAAAGCTGATATTGATAGCTTCTTAAGTGGGGACAAGCCAGCAGCACAAGCTGAACAAGCAACAGAAAAGGCGGCAGAGACTCAAGATGCAAAACCGGCTCCAGTGCCAACTGGAAGCTATCCAGAAACTCGCGAGAAGATGACAAACATCCGTAAAGCAATCGCAAATGCAATGGTTAACTCAAAATCGAAAGCGCCGCATGTTACGTTAATGGATGAAATCGATGTAACAGAGCTTGTTGCACACCGTAAGAAATTTAAAGCAATTGCAGCAGAACAAGAAATCAAATTAACGTACTTACCATATGTCGTAAAAGCGCTTGTGTCAGCATCTAAGAAATTCCCAATATTAAATTCTTGGATTGATGATGCAACAGATGAGATTGTTCAAAAACATTATTATAATATCGGTATTGCTGCTGATACAGACAGAGGTCTGCTTGTACCAGTTGTAAAAGATGCTGATAAAAAGTCCATTTTTGAAATTTCTGCGGAGATAAATGAATTGGCAGGAAAAGCTCGTGATGGTAAACTAAAACCAGATGAGATGAAAGGGGCTTCTAACACAATTTCAAACATTGGTTCAGCGGGTGGACAATGGTTTACTCCAGTATTGAATTACCCAGAAGCTGTAATTCTTGGAATTGGCCGTATTGCTGAAAAACCAATTGTTCGTGATGGGGAAGTTGTCGTAGCTCCAGTTCTTGCTTTATCTCTAAGCTTTGATCACCGTATCGTTGATGGTGCTACTGCACAGTTAGCTTTAAACCAAATTAAACGATTACTAAATGATCCACAACTAATTATGATGGAGGCGTAGGTAATGGTAGTAGGAGATTTTCCAGTAGAAGTAGATACACTGGTTGTAGGGGCAGGACCAGGTGGTTATGTTGCTGCTATCCGTGCTGCACAATTAGGGCAAAAAGTGACGATTGTTGACAAAGGTACTTTGGGCGGGGTTTGTTTAAATGTTGGCTGTATCCCTTCAAAGGCATTGATTCAAGCAGGCCATTTAGCAGAAACTGCTCAAGGCTCTGAAGAAATCGGAATTAAAACAGAAGGTGTAACCATTGACTTTTCCAAAGTTCAAGAATGGAAAGGCAGTGTTGTTAAGAAATTAACATCTGGTGTTGAAGGCCTTCTTAAAGGAAATAAAGTAGACATCGTAAATGGAGAAGCATACTTTGTAGATAAAAATACTGCAAAAGTAATGGACGAAAAATCTTCTCAAACATATAAATTCAAGCATTGTATTGTAGCTACTGGTTCATCGCCAATTGAAATACCAACATTCAAGTTTTCAAACCGTGTACTTGATTCTACAGGAGCGCTAAACTTGAAAGAAGTTCCTAAAAAATTAATAGTTATCGGTGCTGGATATGTTGGAAGTGAGCTAGGCTCTGCATATGCAAACTTCGGAACTGAGGTCACTTTCCTTGAAGGTGCGAAAGATATTCTAAGCGGGTTTGAAAAACAAATGACACAGCTTGTTAAAAAGCGCTTGAAAAATAAGGGTGCTACAATCGTTACCGAAGCAATGGCTAAAGGTGTTGAGGAGTCAGCTGACGGTGTAAAAGTTACGTATGAAGCTAAAGGAAAAGAAGAAACAATTGAAGCAGATTACGTTCTTGTAACGGTTGGCCGTCGTCCGAATACAAGTGAAATTGGCTTAGAACAAGCTGGAATTGAACTTGACGAAAAAGGACTTGTTAAAATCGACAAACAATGTCGTACTTCTGTAGACAATATATTTGCAATCGGTGATATCGTTGCTGGTCCTCCACTTGCTCACAAAGCATCCTATGAAGGAAAAATTGCTGCTGAAGTAATTGCTGGAGAAAAATCTGAAATCGATTATCTTGGTGTACCAGCTGTAGCATTTACAGATCCAGAGCTTGCAACTGTTGGAATGACAGAAAAAGAAGCTAAAGATGCTGGATATGATGTAAAAGTAGGGAAATTCCCATTTGCTGCAAACGGTCGTGCATTATCCTTAAATAATAGTGACGGATTCCTGAAGTTGATCAGCCGTAAAGAAGATGGGTTAGTAATTGGTGGTCAAATTGCAGGACCAAATGCAAGTGACATGATTTCAGAAATTGGGCTTGCTATTGAAGCTGGCATGACTGTTGAAGACATCGCTCTAACTATCCATGCTCATCCAACACTAGGTGAAATTACAATGGAAGCTGCAGAAGTAGCGCTCGGAACTCCGATCCATATGCTTTAAGATAGCGAAAGATATAATTGTTATTAAAAAAAGGATGCCTTGAATTAAAAGGCATCCTTTTTCTTTGTCTAGGAAATTATAAAATTTGAATGTTGTGGATAACTTAGATATCGGTACATCCACGTTCAGTTTCAGCGCCCAGAGACTAGCGAGACTTCCCTCACCTCATGCAATCTAAAGAAAGCTTGCCGATTGACTTTATCAGAGGCTTAGTTGCACTTATATCCTTGTGGTGAAATCGGGCATCGACTCCATATAAAAGTATGGTCGAATAAAATCAAGCTAAAGCTTAACGTCGGCATCTCACGGGGGTATGTTCCTTTATCTTCTTCGTAAGAATGTTCGACAAGCCTAACCATTCCACAGTATGGTATCGAAGTCCGTATGACGCTAACCGGGTGCTTGCG
This region of Oceanobacillus sp. FSL K6-2867 genomic DNA includes:
- a CDS encoding dihydrolipoamide acetyltransferase family protein; translation: MAFEFKFPDIGEGIAEGEIVKWFVNEGDDIKEDDVLCEVQNDKAVVEIPSPVEGTIKKIHVAEGEVANVGNVFVTIDAEGYESDESGQDAEEASEPQAKEEPAKEAPKESKQEAQETEGKRVIAMPSVRKYARENNVTIEEVSGTGKNGRILKADIDSFLSGDKPAAQAEQATEKAAETQDAKPAPVPTGSYPETREKMTNIRKAIANAMVNSKSKAPHVTLMDEIDVTELVAHRKKFKAIAAEQEIKLTYLPYVVKALVSASKKFPILNSWIDDATDEIVQKHYYNIGIAADTDRGLLVPVVKDADKKSIFEISAEINELAGKARDGKLKPDEMKGASNTISNIGSAGGQWFTPVLNYPEAVILGIGRIAEKPIVRDGEVVVAPVLALSLSFDHRIVDGATAQLALNQIKRLLNDPQLIMMEA
- the lpdA gene encoding dihydrolipoyl dehydrogenase, which produces MVVGDFPVEVDTLVVGAGPGGYVAAIRAAQLGQKVTIVDKGTLGGVCLNVGCIPSKALIQAGHLAETAQGSEEIGIKTEGVTIDFSKVQEWKGSVVKKLTSGVEGLLKGNKVDIVNGEAYFVDKNTAKVMDEKSSQTYKFKHCIVATGSSPIEIPTFKFSNRVLDSTGALNLKEVPKKLIVIGAGYVGSELGSAYANFGTEVTFLEGAKDILSGFEKQMTQLVKKRLKNKGATIVTEAMAKGVEESADGVKVTYEAKGKEETIEADYVLVTVGRRPNTSEIGLEQAGIELDEKGLVKIDKQCRTSVDNIFAIGDIVAGPPLAHKASYEGKIAAEVIAGEKSEIDYLGVPAVAFTDPELATVGMTEKEAKDAGYDVKVGKFPFAANGRALSLNNSDGFLKLISRKEDGLVIGGQIAGPNASDMISEIGLAIEAGMTVEDIALTIHAHPTLGEITMEAAEVALGTPIHML